CGTTACTTGGCCAGAATCCACTCGATGAGCCGCGAAATCCCCAGATCGACAATGGCGAAGAAGAGGGCGAGCAGCGTGACCGTGGTGATGACGACAATCGTGTAGCTGGTGAGCTCCGCCCGATTCGGCCAGCGGACTTTCTTCATCTCCATCCAGCTAT
This region of Calditerricola satsumensis genomic DNA includes:
- the secE gene encoding preprotein translocase subunit SecE, giving the protein MAVLGRIGAGLKRTGAFFRDSWMEMKKVRWPNRAELTSYTIVVITTVTLLALFFAIVDLGISRLIEWILAK